In a genomic window of Procambarus clarkii isolate CNS0578487 chromosome 10, FALCON_Pclarkii_2.0, whole genome shotgun sequence:
- the LOC123748232 gene encoding nuclear pore complex protein DDB_G0274915 isoform X1 yields MPKFQKFVKSSGGGGGGGGGPSTRDSPLVPHKTRPVTRIISSATTTTTPSSRTTNSTTRTNSSTIKANTSNSSNSSSTTSSRTVVKVSTSVTGSKSNSSSGCNTNNGSCSSGVGDVINKVPGGLILPENAVEVHFFPDSESNITRIPGRGDIIHLRHHGRVISLPVVSSDTEKADATSQGLSYSYKNTAPQEAPVDFSPGGPRGDPILTRTAPVAPPSPTGNMSVDSGVLDVSGGSSSESLGLPPSELFRSDDTIGSSDMGPITAAKLPSIESAFSRVGEAFRGPDPLTSLPSDPPAAHSFDPPPSYTTLRTVTSSVYTPSYPGPPPTTQPSPPNSIPYTHESLYVDSVSGLGPYQPISPPTSLMSSTDSAHSHIMPALHNYSPEYGLRYAEQSSVGVSVGGGSGALSLGYPHTSMAGCSLGRALPRPHLPVVTTACTGMNTLLGEDLQPRSGPGSRGGRGRSQRVHEKLSREGVSSADYKKSACDRERTRMRDMNNAFDLLRERLPFCKPPGKKCSKMDSLSGRDRFPSKLETLRLAIRYIRHLVNTLSVPIDTIYPNFDPPPYNVTSVPPNLRLQHRIYSPQSVATSSHSSTLAIYSSGHGLEGLEYPYMPQALGPTLSHDYLRDSFWPSETLSEYQY; encoded by the exons ATGCCCAAGTTCCAAAAGTTCGTCAAGTCatcgggaggaggaggaggaggaggaggtggaccgTCGACGCGTGACTCTCCCCTCGTTCCTCACAAGACCCGTCCTGTCACTCGCATTAtctcctccgccaccaccaccaccactccctcctccagaaccaccaacagcaccactagAACTAACTCCAGCACCATTAAAGCTAACACCAGCAACTCTAGTaactccagcagcaccaccagcagcagaacTGTGGTAAAAGTATCCACTTCGGTGACGGGGAGTAAGAGTAACAGCAGTAGTGGCTGTAACACCAACAATGGCAGCTGCAGCAGCGGAGTCGGGGATGTCATTAACAAAGTACCTGGGGGTCTGATCCTGCCGGAGAACGCTGTTGAGGTGCACTTCTTCCCAGATTCTGAGAGCAATATCACTCGTATCCCTGGGCGAGGCGACATCATCCACCTGCGACACCACGGGCGCGTCATCTCCCTCCCCGTCGTGTCCTCAGACACCGAGAAAGCAGACGCCACGAGCCAGGGCCTTTCTTACTCCTACAAAAACACCGCTCCGCAAGAGGCCCCCGTAGACTTCAGCCCCGGGGGGCCTCGCGGAGATCCGATACTAACCAGGACTGCCCCTGTCGCGCCGCCCTCGCCCACAGGAAACATGTCGGTGGATTCTGGTGTTCTGGATGTCTCTGGTGGCAGCAGTAGTGAGAGTCTGGGCCTGCCGCCTTCTGAACTCTTCCGCAGCGACGACACCATTGGCAGTAGCGACATGGGCCCCATCACCGCTGCCAAGTTGCCCAGCATCGAGAGCGCCTTCAGTAGAGTTGGGGAGGCATTCCGAGGACCCGATCCCCTCACTTCGCTCCCCTCTGATCCTCCTGCAGCGCACTCCTTCGACCCCCCGCCTTCCTACACCACACTCAG AACGGTGACGTCATCAGTGTACACCCCGTCGTACCCcgggccgccacccaccacccaaccTTCGCCACCCAACAGCATACCCTACACCCACGAGTCGCTCTACGTGGACAGCGTCAGCGGACTGGGGCCCTACCAGCCAATCAGCCCGCCTACGTCACTCATGTCATCCACAGACTCCGCCCACAGCCACATCATGCCGGCCTTACATAATTACTCACCCGAGTACGGCCTCAG GTACGCGGAGCAGAGTagtgtgggcgtgagtgtgggCGGGGGCAGCGGGGCTCTATCACTAGGCTACCCCCACACCAGCATGGCGGGCTGCTCCTTGGGGCGCGCTCTTCCCAGGCCTCACCTCCCTGTGGTCACCACGGCTTGTACAG GTATGAACACTCTTcttggagaggatctgcagcctcgTTCAGGCCCAGGGTCGAGGGGCGGCAGGGGACGTTCGCAGCGGGTCCACGAGAAGCTCTCCAGAGAAG GTGTGTCTTCCGCAGATTACAAGAAGTCAGCGTGTGACCGAGAGAGGACCAGGATGAGGGACATGAACAATGCCTTCGACCTGCTGAGAGAGCGGCTGCCCTTCTGCAAGCCTCCGGGCAAGAAGTGTTCCAAGATGGACAGTCTGAG CGGACGAGACCGCTTTCCCTCCAAGCTGGAGACGCTGAG GTTGGCCATCCGTTACATCCGACATCTAGTTAACACACTCTCCGTGCCAATTGACACAATCTACCCAAATTTTGACCCTCCGCCCTACAATGTGACTTCTGTGCCGCCAAATCTCCGCCTCCAGCACCGCATATACTCCCCGCAGTCTGTTGCCACTAgcagccactcctccacactggccATCTACTCCTCAGGGCACGGTCTGGAAGGACTGGAGTATCCCTACATGCCACAAGCACTTGGCCCCACTCTCTCCCATGACTACCTGAGGGACTCCTTCTGGCCGTCTGAAACTCTTTCTGAATACCAGTACTGA
- the LOC138363143 gene encoding SUMO-interacting motif-containing protein 1-like yields the protein MAVINTSSGRVRSNSGRVRPNSGRVRPNSGRVRPNSGRVRPNSGRVRPNSGRVRPNSGRVRPNSGRVRPNSGRVRPNSGRVRPNSGRVRPNSGRVRPNSGRVRPNSGRVRPNSGRVRPNSGRVRPNSGRVRPNSGRVRPNSGRVRPNSGRVRPNSGRVRPNSGRVRPNSGRVRPNSGRVRPNSGRVRPNSGRVRPNSGRVRPNSGRVRPNSGRVRPNSGRVRPNSGRVRPNSGRVRPNSGRVRPNSGRVRPNSGRVRPNSGRVRPNSGRVRPNSGRVRPNSGRVRPNSGRVRPNSGRVRPNSGRVRPNSGRVRPNSGRVRPNSGRVRPNSGRVRPNSGRVRPNSGRVRPNSGRVRPNSGRVRPNSGRVRPNSGRVRPNSGRVRPNSGRVRPNSGRVRPNSGRVRPNSGRVRPNSGRVRPNSGRVRPNSGRVRPNSGRVRPNSGRVRPNSGRVRPNSGRVQICICKCFRSLYNTNVSILCIIQMFLYSV from the coding sequence ATGGCAGTCATCAACACATCCTCTGGCCGCGTTCGTTCAAACTCTGGCCGTGTTCGTCCAAACTCTGGCCGTGTTCGTCCAAACTCTGGCCGTGTTCGTCCAAACTCTGGCCGTGTTCGTCCAAACTCTGGCCGTGTTCGTCCAAACTCTGGCCGTGTTCGTCCAAACTCTGGCCGTGTTCGTCCAAACTCTGGCCGTGTTCGTCCAAACTCTGGCCGTGTTCGTCCAAACTCTGGCCGCGTTCGTCCAAACTCTGGCCGTGTTCGTCCAAACTCTGGCCGCGTTCGTCCAAACTCTGGCCGTGTTCGTCCAAACTCTGGCCGCGTTCGTCCAAACTCTGGCCGTGTTCGTCCAAACTCTGGCCGTGTTCGTCCAAACTCTGGCCGCGTTCGTCCAAACTCTGGCCGTGTTCGTCCAAACTCTGGCCGCGTTCGTCCAAACTCTGGCCGTGTTCGTCCAAACTCTGGCCGTGTTCGTCCAAACTCTGGCCGCGTTCGTCCAAACTCTGGCCGTGTTCGTCCAAACTCTGGCCGTGTTCGTCCAAACTCTGGCCGTGTTCGTCCAAACTCTGGCCGTGTTCGTCCAAACTCTGGCCGTGTTCGTCCAAACTCTGGCCGTGTTCGTCCAAACTCTGGCCGTGTTCGTCCAAACTCTGGCCGCGTTCGTCCAAACTCTGGCCGTGTTCGTCCAAACTCTGGCCGCGTTCGTCCAAACTCTGGCCGTGTTCGTCCAAACTCTGGCCGTGTTCGTCCAAACTCTGGCCGCGTTCGTCCAAACTCTGGCCGTGTTCGTCCAAACTCTGGCCGTGTTCGTCCAAACTCTGGCCGTGTTCGTCCAAACTCTGGCCGCGTTCGTCCAAACTCTGGCCGCGTTCGTCCAAACTCTGGCCGTGTTCGTCCAAACTCTGGCCGTGTTCGTCCAAACTCTGGCCGTGTTCGTCCAAACTCTGGCCGTGTTCGTCCAAACTCTGGCCGTGTTCGTCCAAACTCTGGCCGTGTTCGTCCAAACTCTGGCCGCGTTCGTCCAAACTCTGGCCGCGTTCGTCCAAACTCTGGCCGCGTTCGTCCAAACTCTGGCCGTGTTCGTCCAAACTCGGGCCGTGTTCGTCCAAACTCTGGCCGCGTTCGTCCAAACTCTGGCCGTGTTCGTCCAAACTCTGGCCGCGTTCGTCCAAACTCTGGCCGTGTTCGTCCAAACTCTGGCCGTGTTCGTCCAAACTCGGGCCGTGTTCGTCCAAACTCTGGCCGCGTTCGTCCAAACTCTGGCCGTGTTCGTCCAAACTCTGGCCGCGTTCGTCCAAACTCTGGCCGTGTTCGTCCAAACTCGGGCCGTGTTCGTCCAAACTCGGGCCGTGTTCGTCCAAACTCTGGCCGTGTTCAAATATGCATTTGCAAATGTTTCCGTAGTCTATATAATACAAATGTTTCTATACTCTGTATAATACAAATGTTTCTATACTCTGTATAA
- the LOC123748232 gene encoding uncharacterized protein isoform X2: MPKFQKFVKSSGGGGGGGGGPSTRDSPLVPHKTRPVTRIISSATTTTTPSSRTTNSTTRTNSSTIKANTSNSSNSSSTTSSRTVVKVSTSVTGSKSNSSSGCNTNNGSCSSGVGDVINKVPGGLILPENAVEVHFFPDSESNITRIPGRGDIIHLRHHGRVISLPVVSSDTEKADATSQGLSYSYKNTAPQEAPVDFSPGGPRGDPILTRTAPVAPPSPTGNMSVDSGVLDVSGGSSSESLGLPPSELFRSDDTIGSSDMGPITAAKLPSIESAFSRVGEAFRGPDPLTSLPSDPPAAHSFDPPPSYTTLRTVTSSVYTPSYPGPPPTTQPSPPNSIPYTHESLYVDSVSGLGPYQPISPPTSLMSSTDSAHSHIMPALHNYSPEYGLRYAEQSSVGVSVGGGSGALSLGYPHTSMAGCSLGRALPRPHLPVVTTACTGMNTLLGEDLQPRSGPGSRGGRGRSQRVHEKLSREDYKKSACDRERTRMRDMNNAFDLLRERLPFCKPPGKKCSKMDSLSGRDRFPSKLETLRLAIRYIRHLVNTLSVPIDTIYPNFDPPPYNVTSVPPNLRLQHRIYSPQSVATSSHSSTLAIYSSGHGLEGLEYPYMPQALGPTLSHDYLRDSFWPSETLSEYQY; this comes from the exons ATGCCCAAGTTCCAAAAGTTCGTCAAGTCatcgggaggaggaggaggaggaggaggtggaccgTCGACGCGTGACTCTCCCCTCGTTCCTCACAAGACCCGTCCTGTCACTCGCATTAtctcctccgccaccaccaccaccactccctcctccagaaccaccaacagcaccactagAACTAACTCCAGCACCATTAAAGCTAACACCAGCAACTCTAGTaactccagcagcaccaccagcagcagaacTGTGGTAAAAGTATCCACTTCGGTGACGGGGAGTAAGAGTAACAGCAGTAGTGGCTGTAACACCAACAATGGCAGCTGCAGCAGCGGAGTCGGGGATGTCATTAACAAAGTACCTGGGGGTCTGATCCTGCCGGAGAACGCTGTTGAGGTGCACTTCTTCCCAGATTCTGAGAGCAATATCACTCGTATCCCTGGGCGAGGCGACATCATCCACCTGCGACACCACGGGCGCGTCATCTCCCTCCCCGTCGTGTCCTCAGACACCGAGAAAGCAGACGCCACGAGCCAGGGCCTTTCTTACTCCTACAAAAACACCGCTCCGCAAGAGGCCCCCGTAGACTTCAGCCCCGGGGGGCCTCGCGGAGATCCGATACTAACCAGGACTGCCCCTGTCGCGCCGCCCTCGCCCACAGGAAACATGTCGGTGGATTCTGGTGTTCTGGATGTCTCTGGTGGCAGCAGTAGTGAGAGTCTGGGCCTGCCGCCTTCTGAACTCTTCCGCAGCGACGACACCATTGGCAGTAGCGACATGGGCCCCATCACCGCTGCCAAGTTGCCCAGCATCGAGAGCGCCTTCAGTAGAGTTGGGGAGGCATTCCGAGGACCCGATCCCCTCACTTCGCTCCCCTCTGATCCTCCTGCAGCGCACTCCTTCGACCCCCCGCCTTCCTACACCACACTCAG AACGGTGACGTCATCAGTGTACACCCCGTCGTACCCcgggccgccacccaccacccaaccTTCGCCACCCAACAGCATACCCTACACCCACGAGTCGCTCTACGTGGACAGCGTCAGCGGACTGGGGCCCTACCAGCCAATCAGCCCGCCTACGTCACTCATGTCATCCACAGACTCCGCCCACAGCCACATCATGCCGGCCTTACATAATTACTCACCCGAGTACGGCCTCAG GTACGCGGAGCAGAGTagtgtgggcgtgagtgtgggCGGGGGCAGCGGGGCTCTATCACTAGGCTACCCCCACACCAGCATGGCGGGCTGCTCCTTGGGGCGCGCTCTTCCCAGGCCTCACCTCCCTGTGGTCACCACGGCTTGTACAG GTATGAACACTCTTcttggagaggatctgcagcctcgTTCAGGCCCAGGGTCGAGGGGCGGCAGGGGACGTTCGCAGCGGGTCCACGAGAAGCTCTCCAGAGAAG ATTACAAGAAGTCAGCGTGTGACCGAGAGAGGACCAGGATGAGGGACATGAACAATGCCTTCGACCTGCTGAGAGAGCGGCTGCCCTTCTGCAAGCCTCCGGGCAAGAAGTGTTCCAAGATGGACAGTCTGAG CGGACGAGACCGCTTTCCCTCCAAGCTGGAGACGCTGAG GTTGGCCATCCGTTACATCCGACATCTAGTTAACACACTCTCCGTGCCAATTGACACAATCTACCCAAATTTTGACCCTCCGCCCTACAATGTGACTTCTGTGCCGCCAAATCTCCGCCTCCAGCACCGCATATACTCCCCGCAGTCTGTTGCCACTAgcagccactcctccacactggccATCTACTCCTCAGGGCACGGTCTGGAAGGACTGGAGTATCCCTACATGCCACAAGCACTTGGCCCCACTCTCTCCCATGACTACCTGAGGGACTCCTTCTGGCCGTCTGAAACTCTTTCTGAATACCAGTACTGA